The following proteins are encoded in a genomic region of Planococcus lenghuensis:
- a CDS encoding RecQ family ATP-dependent DNA helicase, producing MNLEQLLEDKYGYRSFRTGQKEIISEVLNGRDVLALLPTGMGKSLCYQLPGHVLPGSVLIVSPLLSLMQDQVAQLKKMGEKSVVAINSFLKAEEKEQIWQAIGDYRFIFISPEMLLQPQVIRRLQRITIALVVADEAHCISQWGFDFRPDYLRIAEVLPALGAPQVLALTATATKKVEQDIRHYLQLDDPVIYIHPMDRKNIAYDLKNFRDGEEKREWLLAFAETYEGPGIVYAGTRRKAEELAGILTDNGLPAAFYHGGMEQQDRIFIQQQFQNGEINWVCSTNAFGMGIHVPNVRHVIHFQIPTAIEEFVQEVGRAGRDGLPALATLLMAPGDEKLMQALLIDELPTRHEIEAVASDSAGRVDLVEAGIVRETSYRVIRYWLGRMTPEQTIVQIERLAEDKLMRAASMTGLAESGKCLRAYILGYFDQQLQEHPENCCLWCGIDYEPYPLRTTESEESESLHWQQRLSRLLP from the coding sequence ATGAACCTTGAACAATTGCTGGAAGACAAATACGGCTACAGATCTTTCCGTACCGGGCAAAAGGAAATAATCAGCGAAGTGCTGAACGGCCGCGATGTGCTGGCATTGCTCCCCACCGGCATGGGCAAGTCGCTCTGTTACCAGCTTCCCGGTCACGTGCTCCCAGGCAGTGTGCTGATTGTGTCACCTTTATTGTCATTGATGCAGGATCAAGTCGCCCAGCTGAAAAAAATGGGTGAAAAAAGCGTCGTGGCGATTAATTCATTTTTAAAAGCGGAAGAAAAAGAGCAGATCTGGCAGGCGATCGGCGACTACCGGTTCATTTTCATATCTCCTGAAATGCTGCTGCAACCGCAAGTGATCCGCCGATTGCAGCGAATCACAATTGCCCTGGTTGTAGCGGATGAAGCACATTGCATTTCGCAATGGGGATTCGATTTCCGCCCGGATTACCTGCGGATTGCCGAAGTGCTTCCGGCGCTCGGTGCGCCGCAAGTGCTCGCTCTTACAGCGACTGCGACCAAAAAAGTGGAACAGGATATCCGGCACTACCTGCAGCTGGATGATCCGGTCATCTATATCCATCCGATGGACCGAAAAAATATCGCATATGACTTAAAAAATTTCCGGGACGGGGAAGAAAAACGGGAATGGCTGCTGGCATTTGCTGAAACGTATGAAGGGCCCGGTATTGTCTATGCAGGTACCCGCCGGAAAGCGGAGGAACTGGCCGGAATTCTGACGGATAACGGACTGCCGGCAGCTTTCTACCATGGCGGAATGGAACAACAGGACCGGATCTTCATTCAGCAGCAATTCCAGAACGGGGAAATCAATTGGGTCTGCTCAACGAATGCGTTCGGCATGGGAATTCATGTGCCGAACGTCCGGCACGTCATTCATTTTCAGATTCCGACTGCAATTGAAGAATTCGTACAGGAAGTCGGTCGGGCTGGCCGGGACGGGCTCCCGGCACTGGCGACACTCCTGATGGCTCCCGGTGATGAAAAGCTGATGCAGGCGCTGCTGATTGATGAGCTGCCGACCCGGCATGAAATCGAAGCGGTTGCTTCAGACAGTGCCGGCCGGGTGGATTTAGTGGAAGCCGGCATTGTCCGGGAAACTTCCTACCGCGTCATCCGATATTGGCTGGGCCGGATGACACCCGAACAAACCATTGTTCAAATTGAACGGCTGGCTGAAGATAAATTGATGAGAGCCGCCAGTATGACGGGTCTTGCAGAGAGCGGAAAATGTCTTCGGGCGTATATTCTCGGATATTTTGACCAGCAATTACAGGAACATCCAGAGAATTGCTGCCTCTGGTGCGGCATTGATTATGAGCCATATCCGTTGAGAACAACTGAGTCGGAAGAATCGGAAAGTTTGCACTGGCAACAGCGGCTAAGCAGACTGCTGCCGTAA
- a CDS encoding LysM peptidoglycan-binding domain-containing protein: MGNRKYRKPIDRYQPPTPMDTKKSPSRTARRQAGKGSAANHEQRNAGASRGGRLLSVLFFVFIFLPVFAVFLYVAVIYSPDEEKQISVSSSNEVSFQENAKPITPLVIPDEEPAEEAPEEPAAEPAAEITEEEPEAVQEVEPAEEPAPEKPAEPEPEEPDAPQQIHTVQKGETLYRIAISYYGTSTAVDRIMQANGMNTPDLSIGETLVLPN, translated from the coding sequence ATGGGGAACCGAAAGTACCGAAAACCGATTGACAGATATCAGCCGCCGACGCCTATGGATACTAAAAAATCGCCGTCGCGGACTGCCCGCCGGCAAGCTGGAAAAGGATCCGCAGCGAATCATGAGCAGCGAAATGCAGGGGCGAGCAGAGGCGGACGTCTTCTGTCTGTTTTGTTTTTTGTCTTTATCTTTCTTCCTGTGTTCGCTGTCTTTTTGTACGTCGCTGTTATCTATAGCCCTGACGAGGAAAAACAAATCAGCGTCAGCAGCAGTAATGAGGTAAGCTTTCAGGAAAATGCCAAACCGATCACGCCCCTTGTTATTCCGGATGAAGAGCCTGCTGAGGAAGCGCCGGAAGAACCAGCCGCTGAACCGGCGGCAGAAATAACGGAAGAGGAACCTGAAGCTGTGCAGGAAGTGGAGCCGGCGGAAGAGCCTGCTCCGGAAAAACCTGCGGAGCCGGAACCTGAAGAACCGGATGCGCCCCAGCAAATACATACTGTTCAAAAAGGTGAAACACTTTACCGGATTGCAATCAGTTATTACGGCACGAGTACAGCAGTCGACCGGATTATGCAGGCGAACGGCATGAATACACCGGATCTGTCGATTGGTGAAACGCTTGTGCTGCCGAATTGA
- a CDS encoding CBS domain-containing protein — translation MFVKSVMVKREKCFKLSPADSVQKGIELLEKHQIDALPVVEGNKYKGIFTWYHAYRAHFESGLDKEEFLKTVRAADILVNQDVHLTVNAVYEEALLKLNNFPIIAVVDGTEFLGIVTRYDVMNQLQSAFGNQRKGVRISFTSAETEGRIARLADIIDKFHESVISLVTFDETDKLVRRIVLKVEKKNNIDRFLKELGKAGFRVLDITED, via the coding sequence ATGTTTGTGAAAAGTGTAATGGTCAAGCGGGAGAAGTGTTTTAAGCTCTCGCCGGCTGATTCGGTTCAAAAAGGAATCGAGTTGCTGGAAAAGCATCAGATCGATGCCCTCCCGGTAGTTGAAGGAAATAAATACAAAGGAATTTTCACTTGGTATCATGCATACCGGGCGCATTTTGAATCCGGCCTGGACAAAGAGGAGTTCTTGAAGACGGTACGGGCGGCAGATATTCTGGTCAATCAGGACGTTCATTTGACTGTCAATGCGGTATACGAAGAAGCCCTTCTGAAATTGAACAATTTTCCGATCATTGCAGTGGTTGACGGAACCGAATTCCTTGGAATTGTGACACGTTATGATGTGATGAACCAGCTGCAAAGCGCATTCGGCAATCAGCGGAAAGGGGTCCGGATTTCATTTACTTCCGCTGAAACTGAAGGCCGGATTGCACGGCTAGCCGATATCATCGATAAATTTCATGAGTCGGTCATCTCGCTTGTTACATTCGATGAGACTGATAAGCTTGTCCGGCGAATCGTGTTGAAAGTTGAGAAAAAGAACAACATCGACCGTTTTCTGAAAGAACTGGGCAAAGCCGGGTTCCGTGTGCTTGACATAACTGAAGATTAA
- a CDS encoding helix-turn-helix domain-containing protein, whose product MSFEEAILAIMKKLNGQRTVSAPYHVLKGKKSGQTIQDIGYFSLHPFFGVMPALKKEKYDEAVAALRYSGFIGEADKQIRLLAGGEKLALPEHHFNGWKYQGRERLFFARLSLVIQTLSHKHQGIRVFDPVQNRTDIQQWVKKYLMDTTYAAPETYKAFKEEMERSLGAAATGDDGKSVLLGRFSGYGISGQTWQQMAAERGCSEMDVRLAATETLHSWLDEISDGDYPLLIPFLEDVIRRSALTDSTRRTIHLFKEGHSMEEIAAIRRLRPSTIEDHFVEMAMNDPAFDVTQFMKREDYDRVSAVSRGADTKRLRDIKEQLPDLSYFQIRLALSAKGGET is encoded by the coding sequence TTGTCATTTGAAGAAGCGATCTTGGCCATAATGAAGAAGCTGAATGGGCAGCGGACAGTGTCCGCGCCCTATCACGTGCTGAAAGGAAAAAAGTCCGGTCAGACCATTCAGGATATCGGTTATTTCAGCCTCCATCCTTTTTTTGGTGTCATGCCGGCGCTGAAAAAAGAAAAGTACGATGAAGCGGTCGCCGCACTGCGGTACAGCGGCTTTATCGGAGAAGCGGACAAGCAGATCCGGCTATTGGCCGGAGGAGAGAAGTTGGCGCTTCCCGAACATCATTTTAACGGCTGGAAGTATCAGGGGCGGGAGCGGCTCTTTTTTGCCCGGTTGTCGCTGGTTATTCAAACGCTGTCACATAAGCATCAGGGCATCCGGGTGTTCGACCCGGTCCAGAACCGGACGGATATTCAGCAATGGGTGAAGAAGTACCTGATGGATACAACCTATGCTGCACCGGAAACATATAAAGCGTTCAAAGAAGAAATGGAACGAAGTTTAGGGGCCGCTGCGACCGGCGATGACGGGAAATCGGTGCTGTTAGGCCGGTTTTCCGGCTATGGGATCAGCGGTCAGACGTGGCAGCAGATGGCAGCAGAGCGCGGCTGTTCGGAAATGGATGTCCGACTGGCAGCGACTGAGACTCTGCATAGCTGGCTTGACGAAATCAGTGATGGTGATTACCCGCTGCTGATTCCGTTTCTTGAAGATGTAATCCGGCGTTCGGCGCTGACCGATTCCACACGACGGACAATCCATCTGTTTAAGGAAGGACATTCGATGGAGGAGATCGCTGCGATCCGGCGGCTCAGACCGAGCACGATCGAAGATCATTTCGTCGAAATGGCCATGAATGATCCGGCGTTCGATGTCACGCAATTCATGAAGCGGGAAGATTATGACCGGGTATCCGCGGTGAGCCGGGGAGCTGATACAAAACGTTTGCGGGATATAAAAGAACAGCTTCCGGACTTGAGCTATTTTCAGATCCGGCTCGCGCTGTCTGCGAAAGGGGGAGAAACATGA
- a CDS encoding ECF transporter S component, producing the protein MRNKKLQSMLVIGMLSSISFILMLFNFPLPALPSFLKVDFSDVPALIAAITMGPAAGILVAAFKNVLDWLLSGSPTGVPVGHLANFTTSLLFILPVYAIYRKASSLRGLGFGLVAGTLSMAVGMSILNFYVFLPMYTYFLNMPEMTGSALIESVVLGILPFNVIKGLLLTAAVILLFKSMQPWIEKQRALYSQ; encoded by the coding sequence ATGAGAAACAAGAAACTGCAGTCGATGCTGGTCATTGGAATGTTATCGAGCATTTCGTTCATCCTGATGCTGTTTAATTTTCCGCTTCCGGCGTTGCCGTCATTTCTGAAAGTGGATTTCAGTGATGTGCCGGCGCTGATTGCTGCAATTACGATGGGACCGGCAGCCGGCATCCTGGTTGCTGCATTCAAAAATGTGCTGGACTGGCTGCTATCCGGCAGCCCTACAGGCGTTCCGGTCGGGCATTTGGCAAATTTTACAACGAGTCTGCTTTTCATTCTGCCAGTCTATGCAATCTACCGGAAAGCGTCCAGTCTGCGCGGCCTTGGTTTTGGTCTTGTAGCCGGCACGTTGTCGATGGCTGTCGGCATGAGTATTCTAAACTTTTACGTCTTCCTGCCGATGTATACGTATTTTCTGAATATGCCGGAAATGACAGGGAGCGCACTTATTGAAAGTGTTGTACTCGGAATCTTGCCATTCAATGTTATTAAAGGCCTCCTGCTGACCGCGGCCGTTATACTCTTGTTCAAAAGCATGCAGCCATGGATTGAAAAGCAGCGCGCGTTATACAGTCAGTGA
- a CDS encoding YpdA family putative bacillithiol disulfide reductase — METADAIVIGGGPCGLAAAIAVQDIGLKPVIIEKGNIVNAIYHYPTHQTFFSTSERLSIGDIPFITENRKPKRSQALVYYREVVKRKALDVRAYEEVQTVRKSDGLFTVKTAKGSYRTPYVIIATGYYDHPNPLPVQGADLPKVKHYFKEGHPYFEQDVLVIGGKNSAVDAAIELHKSGARVTVSYRGEEYSSSVKPWILPEFDGLVQKGEIGMHFCSEVERITESEAILSVAGDRLTVPNDFVFAMIGYHPDHRFLKEMGIGIDETTGRPLHDEETMETGVDNLFIAGVIAAGNNANEIFIENGRFHGGQIADAIARKRNLNES; from the coding sequence ATGGAGACGGCAGATGCCATCGTGATCGGCGGAGGCCCGTGCGGACTTGCGGCAGCGATCGCTGTCCAGGACATCGGTCTGAAGCCGGTCATTATTGAAAAAGGAAATATTGTCAATGCAATTTATCATTATCCGACCCACCAGACGTTTTTTAGCACGAGCGAGCGCTTGTCGATTGGAGATATCCCGTTTATCACAGAAAACCGGAAGCCGAAGCGCAGCCAGGCACTTGTCTATTACCGAGAAGTAGTAAAGCGGAAAGCATTGGATGTGCGTGCGTATGAAGAAGTCCAGACTGTCCGGAAGTCAGACGGTCTGTTTACCGTCAAAACGGCGAAAGGCAGTTACCGGACGCCGTATGTGATCATTGCCACCGGCTATTACGATCATCCGAATCCACTTCCGGTGCAAGGGGCGGATCTGCCGAAGGTCAAGCATTATTTCAAGGAGGGACATCCGTATTTTGAGCAGGATGTCCTTGTGATCGGCGGTAAGAATTCCGCGGTCGACGCAGCAATCGAGCTCCATAAAAGCGGGGCGCGTGTGACCGTATCATACCGCGGGGAAGAGTATTCCAGCAGTGTGAAACCATGGATCCTTCCTGAATTTGACGGATTGGTGCAAAAAGGTGAAATCGGAATGCATTTCTGCTCGGAAGTCGAGAGAATTACAGAAAGCGAAGCCATCCTGTCAGTTGCGGGCGACCGGTTGACTGTTCCGAATGACTTTGTATTTGCCATGATCGGCTATCATCCGGATCACCGCTTCCTGAAAGAAATGGGAATCGGGATCGATGAAACAACCGGCAGACCGCTTCATGACGAAGAAACGATGGAGACCGGAGTGGACAATCTGTTTATCGCCGGTGTGATTGCAGCCGGAAATAACGCAAACGAAATTTTCATCGAAAATGGCAGATTCCATGGTGGCCAAATTGCAGACGCAATAGCTAGAAAGAGGAATCTGAATGAAAGTTAG
- a CDS encoding ferredoxin — protein MPKYTIVDKDTCIACGACGAAAPDIYDYDDEGIAFVILDDNMGNTPVPDELEEDMMDAFEGCPTDSIKVEDAPFDGDPLKFED, from the coding sequence ATGCCTAAATATACAATAGTTGATAAAGATACATGCATTGCATGTGGAGCGTGCGGTGCAGCTGCACCAGACATTTATGATTACGATGACGAAGGAATCGCCTTTGTTATCCTTGATGATAACATGGGGAATACCCCAGTGCCAGATGAACTCGAAGAAGACATGATGGATGCATTTGAGGGCTGTCCGACCGATTCCATCAAGGTGGAAGACGCTCCGTTTGACGGCGATCCGCTTAAATTTGAAGACTGA
- a CDS encoding metallophosphoesterase, translating to MFKRIALTIIAGGTGLLARMFWNAFHATQKYEVFELKAPRQFEPFRMLFISDIHRRKLQPGFAEGTPDIIIIGGDLAEGGVPPERVRHNLEVLAAMAPAYFIWGNNDRELREQKLRRMFAETGVTILENESVNLFGNPHLKLISFDYFAFKRNGLQEAFKGVDEQDTVIFLSHTPEIFDHVQNRYPVHLMVAGHTHGGQIRLGKYGLYEKGKTETTNGVIRLISNGYGTTQLPLRLGAEAEFHLLTIRPTTEAAGAE from the coding sequence ATGTTTAAGAGAATTGCGCTGACAATCATTGCCGGCGGAACGGGCCTCCTTGCCCGTATGTTCTGGAATGCGTTTCACGCCACCCAGAAATATGAAGTTTTTGAGTTGAAGGCCCCCCGGCAGTTTGAGCCTTTTCGGATGCTGTTCATTTCAGATATCCACCGGCGGAAACTCCAGCCCGGATTTGCTGAAGGAACGCCTGATATAATCATCATTGGCGGAGATCTGGCAGAAGGCGGAGTGCCTCCTGAGCGGGTTCGGCACAATCTGGAAGTGCTTGCAGCCATGGCTCCTGCATATTTCATCTGGGGCAATAATGACAGAGAGCTGCGGGAACAGAAACTGCGGCGCATGTTCGCCGAGACAGGAGTGACCATTTTAGAGAACGAATCAGTCAATCTGTTCGGAAATCCTCACCTGAAACTGATATCGTTTGATTATTTTGCATTCAAACGGAATGGATTACAGGAAGCGTTCAAGGGTGTTGATGAGCAGGATACCGTGATATTCCTGTCCCATACGCCGGAAATCTTTGATCATGTTCAGAACCGTTATCCTGTCCATCTTATGGTTGCAGGCCACACCCATGGCGGTCAAATCCGGCTGGGGAAATATGGGCTTTATGAAAAAGGGAAGACTGAAACGACCAATGGCGTCATCCGGCTTATTTCAAACGGCTATGGTACGACGCAGCTGCCGTTGCGCCTCGGAGCTGAAGCGGAATTTCATCTGCTGACCATCCGGCCGACGACTGAAGCTGCTGGCGCAGAATAA